Genomic segment of Sulfitobacter faviae:
CAAAGAGCTGATGATGTACGACCTGCGCTCGCTTTTGACGGTGAACAACTATTTCGGCGTGCTGCAAGGCGTGGTGCACCACCTTGGCCTCGGCGTGCTGCCCAACTACCTGATCCAAGACTTCCCCCATATCGTGCAGGTCATGCCCGATATCGAATCCGCCGAAGTGCCGGTCTACCTCGCCTATCCAGAAGAGCTGCGCCAATCCAAACGCGTCGCCGCATTCAAGGATTTCGTTCAGGAAGAGATCATTACCTACCGCAAACAATGGCGCGAACGGGTAGAGGGCGAAGGCTGAACCGCAGCCCATGGCCAGCCATGCAATAGGCGCATATCGGCCATGATGACTTGCGATGTTAAATAGCCTTGATTTGGGCAGCCCTGCCTCCTATTTCACCATCATGAAGATTGACAGCCTGAGGGCGCGTCGCTTCATACCTCCCTGTTGGACTTGGCCGAGCTTTTAGCTCGGCCTTTTTTTTGGCCCATCGCCTTCTTTCAGCCCGCAGGCGGCCAAAGCCACTTCCCCCCGGCATTTCCCCTTGTATGAGGGCGCAAACGCGCCAGCCGGGGAATTTCCATGCAAGATCCAGCCATCACGCCCGACCTCATCGCCAGCCACGGGTTCACCCCCGAGGAATACGCCGAGGTCGTCAACATCCTCGGGCGCGAGCCGAACTACACCGAGATGGGCATTTTCTCGGCCATGTGGAACGAACACTGCTCCTATAAATCCTCCAAGAAATGGCTCCGCACCCTGCCGACCTCCGGCCCGCAGGTGATCTGCGGCCCGGGCGAGAATGCAGGCGTGGTCGACATCGGCGATGGCCAAGCGCTGGTCTTCAAGATGGAGAGCCACAACCACCCCTCCTACATCGAACCCTACCAAGGTGCGGCGACCGGCGTCGGCGGCATCCTGCGCGATGTCTTCACCATGGGCGCGCGCCCCATCGCGGCGATGAACGCGCTGAGCTTCGGCCGCCCCGACCACCCCAAAACCCGCCAGCTTGTGCACGGCGTCGTCGAAGGCGTCGGCGGCTATGGCAACTGTTTCGGCGTGCCAACCGTTGGCGGCGAAGTGCGTTTCGACAAAGCCTATGACGGCAACTGCCTCGTCAATGCCTTCGCGGCGGGCCTCGCCGATGCCGACAAGATCTTCTACTCCGCCGCCTCCGGCGTGGGCATGCCGGTGGTTTACCTCGGTGCGAAGACGGGCCGCGACGGCGTCGGCGGCGCCACCATGGCCAGCGCCGAATTCGACGACACCATCGAAGAGAAACGCCCCACCGTTCAAGTCGGCGACCCCTTCACCGAAAAGCGCCTGATGGAAGCCACACTCGAGCTGATGGCCACCGGCGCCGTGATCTCAATCCAAGACATGGGCGCTGCGGGGCTGACCTGCTCTGCCGTGGAAATGGGCGACAAAGGTGGCCTTGGCGTGCGTCTCGACCTTGAAAAGGTCCCGACGCGCGAGCCGCATATGACCGCCTATGAAATGATGCTCAGCGAAAGCCAAGAGCGCATGCTCATGGTGCTGCGCCCCGAGCTTGAGGCCGAGGCCAAAGCCGTCTTCGACAAATGGGACCTCGATTTTGCCATCGTGGGCGAAACCCTCCCCGAAGACCGCTTCCTCATCTGTCTCGATGGTGAGGTCAAAGCCGATCTGCCGCTGTCGAAACTCGCCTCCACCGCGCCCGAATACGACCGCCCTTGGGTGGAAACACCCGCCGCCGCCGCGCTGACCGATGCGCCCAGCATCGACCCGATCGAAGGCCTGCGCGCCCTGATCGGCTCCGTGAACCACGCCTCGAAAGACTGGGTTTACGAACAATACGACACGATGGTCATGGGCGATACGGTCCGCCTGCCCGGCCTCGGCGCGGGGATCGTGCGGGTGCATGGCACCGACAAGGCGCTGGCCTTCACCTCTGACGTGACCCCGCGCTACGTCAAGGCCAACCCGACCGAAGGCGGCAAACAGGCCGTCGCCGAAGCCTATCGCAACCTCTGCGCCGTGGGCGCCAAACCCTTGGCAACAACCGACAACCTCAACTTCGGCAACCCCGAAAAGCCCGAGATCATGGGCCAATTCGTCGGCGCCATCAAAGGCATCGGCGAGGCCGTGGGCGCGCTCGACATGCCCATCGTTTCCGGCAACGTCTCGCTCTATAACGAGACCGACGGCAAGGGCATCCTGCCCACGCCCACCATCGGCGCGGTCGGCCTGATCGACAGCCTCGACCAAGTCATCAGCAATCAGCTGCGCGACGGCCATGTCGCCCTCATGATCGGCGCGGCGGGCAGCCACCTCGGCCAATCCGCTCTGCTCGCCGAAGCCTTCGACCGGGCCGAGGGCGACGCCCCCCATGTCGACCTCGGCACCGAACGCCGCCACGGCGAATTCATCCGCGCCCAAGCCAGCCAAATCTCCGCCTGCACCGACCTCGGCGACGGCGGCCTCGCCCTCGCGGCCTTCGAGCTGGCCGAAACCGCAGGCATCGGCGTGGAAATCGAAAGCGAAGACACCGCCACCCTCTTCGGCGAAGACCAAGCCCGCTACCTCGTCGCCTGCACCGCCGACGCCGCGGAAACCCTGATCGCCGCGGGCAAGGAAGCGGGCGTAGCGGTCACCGCCGTCGGCGCCTTTGGCGGCGACAAGGTCAGCTTCGGCAGCGCCTCCGCGCCCCTGTCGGACCTGCGCACGATCTACCGGACCACTTTCGCCCAGACCTTCGCCTGAACCTCTGGTTTCGGAGCCGCCCTTGCTTGAGACCAAACGGTCGCGCGCAGGGCGGCGGGGCAGGCTAAATCGCCGAGGGGCCCCTTTAGGGGATACGGCTATTTCGCTTGAACCGACGACAGGCGGGTGACAGGCCGGGATCAATCAAGGGTGGCTTCGAAACCCCTCTGGTTTTGGAGAGACCCGCAGCCCTCCGCCTGCCCCTCATTGGCTAAACCTCTGCGTTCAACCCCGCCAACATCCGCGCCTTCTCCCCCGCATCATCGGGGCGCGAGATCGCCTCGGCCAGCGCTTCCAAAGATGCAATCGAGTGCCCGGCGCGAAAACTATCGACATGGGGCAGCATCACGCGAATGCCAGCCGCCTTGGGCGCGAAACCGTCCCAGCGAAGCAGCGGGTTCAGCCAGATCACCCGCCGCGCGGTCAGATGTAGCCGCTGCATTTGCCGCGCCAGTTCTGCCGGGTCGTCCCGGTCCAGCCCGTCAGTGATCAACAAGACCACCGCCCCCTGCCCCATGACCCGCCGCGACCAGTCTCGATTAAAGGCCGCCAACGCCGCGCCGATACGCGTGCCGCCCTCCCAATCCTGCGCCTGCGCCCCCGCCGCGGCGAGCGCCGCATCCACATCGCGGGTCGCGAGATGCCGGGTGATATTGGTCAGCCGGGTGCCAAAGGTGAAACCATGCACCTGCGCCCAGCCTTTGCCCCTGCGGTTGGCCACCGCATGCAAAAAATGCAGGATCACCCGGCTGTATTGGCTCATCGAGCCGGAAATATCGCACAGCACAACGAGGTTCGGGTAGCGCGCGCGCGGTGTCTTCCGATAAAGCCGGTCCGCCTCTCCACCCCGCCGCAGCGCCGCTTTCATCGTGCGCGCCACATCGATCTGCCCCCGCGCCGCCGCCTCATTGCGGCGGCTCGGCATCGGCGGCACCGGCAGGTCGAGCTTGGCCAACATCCGTTTCGCCTCAGCCATCTCCGCGAGGCTCATCTGTTCGAAATCCAATGTCCGCAACCGCTCCCGCGCGGACATGGTCAGGCTTGCATCCACCTCGACGAGGGTCTCCTCGGGCTGAGGCGCGTCCTCCCGCTTCGGTGCCTCGGCCCCGTCTAACAGGGCCTCTGCCGCGCGTTTCTCGGCGGGCGTGGCGGGGCGATCCTCTTGCACGCCGCGGATCGCAGGCAGCATCGCGGCCATCATATGCTCCAGATAGCGCGGGTCACGCCAATAAAGCCGGAATATCTGCGCAAAGACCCGCGCCTGTTCGGGGCGGCTCACGAAACAGGCGTGGAGCGTCCAATAGAAATCGCGGCGGCTGGTGAAGCCCACGGCGGCGACAGCCTCCACCGCCTCCACTACCCGGCCCGGCCCGATTGACAACCCCGCCCGGCGCAGGGCGCGGGCGAAATGCGTGATATTCCCCGCAAGCTTGGGGTCCTCGGGCAGGTCCAAAGGTAGGTCTTCGGCCATCACGCTCAGCTAGGCGCCAGCGATGCGCGGGCCTGATCGAGAATGCGCGCCGCCTCAGAGCCTTGCAGCTTGGCGATGTCATCTTGATACTTCAGCACAGCCCCCAGCGTATCGGCGATAACCTCGGGGCTGAGCGTAGTGACATCCAAGGCCAGCAGGCATTTCGCCCAGTCAATCGTCTCCGCCACGCCCGGCTTCTTGAACAGATCCTCGGTCCGCAATTGCTGGACAAAGGCCACCACCTCGCGGCTAAGCGCCTCTGCCGCCTCAGGCGCGCGGGCAGCAAGGATCGCCATCTCCCGCGCCACATCCGGATAATCGACCCAGTGGTAAAGACAGCGGCGTTTCAGCGCGTCATGCACCTCACGCGTGCGGTTCGAGGTCAGGATCACGATTGGCGGCTCGGGCGCGCGGATCGTGCCAAGCTCGGGGATGGTCACCTGAAAATCGCTCAACGCCTCCAGCAAGAACGCCTCGAAAGGCGCATCGGTGCGGTCCAACTCGTCGATCAGCAGCACCGGGGCGCCATTCTCATCCGGGCGCAACGCCTGCAACAGCGGGCGTTCGATCAGGTAGTCGTCGCTGAACAACTCCTGAGTCAGCGCCCGCCGGTCTGCGCCACCACCCGCCTCCGCCGTGCGGATCGCCACCATCTGAGCGGGAAAATTCCATTCGTAAACCGCGCTGGAAGCGTCGAGCCCCTCATAGCATTGCAACCGGATCAACCGCCGACCCAGACCGGCGGCCAGCGCCTTGGCGATCTCGGTCTTGCCGACGCCCGCCTCGCCCTCCAAAAACAGGGGCCGCCCCAGCGTGAGGCTGAGGAACACCACGACCCCAAGCGCGCGGTCGCAGACATAGCCCTCAGCGCTCAGCATCTCTTGGACCGCGTCGATCGTATCTATGTTTTTCATGGCCCCAGTGGTGCATTCCCGCCCCGCCCCGTCAAGAGGGCAGACCGCGCGGCGGCAGATTGACGGGATTTCCCCGCGCTGGCATAGTCCTGCGCAATAAACGACGGCTTCCGGCAACAAGGGGGTCACAGGGGCGGATATGGGACAGAGCATTTTCATCGCGATCCGGCGCGGCGGGGTCTGACATGCGCATCACCGCTGTCACCTGCGTCAAGAACGAAGGCCCGTTTTTGCTGGAATGGATTGCCTTCAACCGGGTGATCGGGGTCACGGATTTCCTGTTCTACTCCAACGATTGCAGCGATGGCACCGATGCCCTGCTCGACGTGCTTGCCCGCCACGGTATCGTCACCCATCTGCCCAATCCGGCCACCAATCGAAACTACCAGATGCAGGCGCTCAAGGATGCGCGGCGTCACCCCATCGTCACGCAGGCCGATTGGGTCTGGATTGCCGATGTGGATGAGTTTCTGAACATTCATGTCGGCGACCACCGCCTGCCCGCCCTGATCACGGCCTGCGGCAACCCGCAGGCGATCTCGCTGAATTTCCAGTTCTTCGCCAATGGCGGGGTCGAGGATTTCACCGACGCCCCCGTCATCGGGCAATTCACCCATAGCCATAACCCCGACATCTGCTGCGCCGATACGGCGATTGAGGTTAAGACCTTGGTCCGGCGAGATTTCCCCTTGGGCTACTACGGGGCGCACCGGCCCTTCCACGACGACACGAAGCACCAGCCGCATTGGACCGATGGCGCGGGCCGTCAGGTGCCTAAGCCCTTCCGCAGTGCCGCCACCAAACGCCGCATCCGGGCCTTTCCCGCCCGCGGTGCACGGCGCTTTGCCACGCTGAACCACTACGCATTGCGCTCGCTCGACAGCTATCTGGTCAAGAACGACCGTGGCGACGTGAACCGCGAACACCGCGCTTTTGATGACAGCTATTGGCGCGACCGGAACGACGCGGCTTGGGAGGATCGCTCCATCCAGCGTTACCTGCCTGCCTTGCAGGCCGAAATCGACCGCCTGAAAGCGCTGCCCGGCGTCGCCGATCTGCACGCCGCTTCCGTCGCCGCCCACCGCGCGCGCCGCGACGCGCTGCTGACCGATCCGAGCTACCGCGAAATGCAGGCCCAACTGCGCGAAGCCAGCCCGTTCTGCGCCGCCGAAGCGCGGATCCGCGCCGAGATCGGCCTCACATGACAGGACCGCGGATCGTCAACCTCGGCCTGCCCAAGACCGGGACAACCACGCTCACGGATGCGCTGCGCCACGCCGGACTCAAGGTCGCGGATTGGCGCATTCGCAAGGGCCAAAGCAACTCTCCCGAGATCACCGGCGCGCATCTGGGGCGGATCATCTATGCCGATTACTTTGCCAGCGGCGACCCGCTGGCGCGGCTGCACGAGTTCGACGTGATCAATGAGATGAGCGCCGTGCGCCGTGACCGCAGTCTCTGGCCGCAGACAGATTGGGGCGTATTAAGTGCCATTCAGCACCACCACCCCGAGGTCAAGTTTCTGCTCTCGCACCGCGATCCGGCCAAGACGGCCAACAGCATGATGCGCTGGAATAATCTGGGCCGCCGACGCTTGCCACAGGCCGATGTGCCGGGGCTGCCCCGCGGCTTTGGCCGCGACGAGGCCGAGCTTGCCCGGTGGATCGAAGGGCATTTCGCCTTCTGCCGCCGTGTCTTTGCCGGTTGTGCCAACTTTCTGGAGTTCGACATCGAAGACCCCGATGCGCGCGACAAGATCGCAAATTATCTTGAGATTGACTTGCCGTGGTGGGGCCAAAGCAACACCGGCAAAGCGGAGGCCGAGTAATGCGGCTGACCCTCTTCATCGGTCCGACCGAACGCGCTGCCGCCCGGCTGCGCAACATCCTGCAACAGCAAAAGGACGCGCTGCTCGAGCAGGGGGTTCTGGCGCCCGACTGGAACCACGTCCGCCTCTATGCCGCTTGCGCCGCCCCGGAAGCGGTGGGTCTGCTACGGCACCGCCGCGGCTTGGACAGCCCCCTGATCGGCACCACCCTGCGCGATGAATTTCACGCGCTGATCCCGCATGAGTTGGCCAAGACCCGCGCCGATCATGTGGTGCTGAGCGCGGCGCAACTGGGCAACCTGTTGTCGCGGCCCGAGGAACTGCGCGCCCTGCACGATCTGCTGCGCCCCTATTTCGACGATATCCGCGTGGTCGCGCATCTGGATGAACAGGCGCGGACGCTGGTCGCGCATTACGGCTTTGCTGTGGCCGAAAGCCGCCGTCATCCGCTGACGCAGGAACTGGCCTTGGCCGAGCGCGGCGACTGGTGGCATGGCGCGCTTGCCCAGAGAGAGACCGCGCCGGATTTCGGCCTTTTCCCCGAGGTGCAAGCCCCGCCCTTTTGGCTCGATTATCAAGCGCTGCACGCCCATTGGGCCGCCGCCTTCGGAGCCGACAACATTACGTTTCGCCCGCTCGACCTGCCCCATCTTATGTCAAGGGCCGGGGCCAGCGAGATCACCGAGAGCCTAGGCCTTTCCACGCCCCTCGGCCCCGTCGATCCCGGGCGCGCCCTCGCGGCCCTGCCCGCGCCTTGGCTGACACGGATGCGGCAGTTCAACGATGTGCTGGTCCGCTATCAACAGACCCATGACCTCGCCTGCCCGCGCAGCACATGGAGCCAGATGTTGCAAGCGCTGCAAATCGGCGGCCCCGTGATCAAACCCGGGAGCCTCGCCGCGATCTCCGACCATTTCGCCCGCGACAACGCCGCACTCATCACCCGTTTTCCAGCGCTGGATCAAGCGCTTACCCCCGACACGCCCGAGGCCCCGTGGCAAGAAGCCGACCCCCAGTTCGGCTTTCGCGCCACCCAATACCTCGCCGCCTTCGCCCACCGCATCCGCAGCACCGCGACCCCGCTCGCGCAAAAACGCGCAGATGCCGAGGAGGCCCGCCGCTCCGCGGCGAGGTTCGAGGTGCTGTTGCACGATCCCGACGCCCCGAAGAGACACGCGCCGCCAATGATCGGCTCCTCACCCGGCTAAAGGTCAACCACGAAACCATTCTGCGCGGCCCCTTCCGCCCCCACAACGGCGCAGCCCCTGCGGGCGAAGACCAACCCGCGCCCGCCTATACCGCCGTGCCCCCGCGCACATTGCCGCCCGGCAGTAGCGGCAATGTCATCGTCGCCTGCATGAAGAACGAAGCGCCCTATATCGTCGAATGGGTGGCCTATCACCGCGCCGTGGGCTTTGATAACTTCCTAATCTACACCAATGATTGCAGCGACGGCACCGATGCCGTTTTGGGGCGTCTGCAAGACATGGGCATTCTCCAGCACCGCAACAACGACGATTGGAAAGGCAACTCCCCCCAACAACACGCGTTGAACCAAGCGCTGGAGGAACCGCTCGTCCGCCAAGCGGAATGGATCGCGCATATCGACGTGGACGAATTCGTCAACATCCGCACCGGCAACGGCAGGCTCGAAGACTTCTTCGCCGCCGCCCCTGAGGCCACGAATATCGCAATGACGTGGCGCCTCTTCGGCCACAACGGCGTGACCGCCCTGTCGGAGGCCCCCGTGATCGGCCAATTCAACCACTGCGCGCCGAGCTTCTGCCCCAAACCCCATACCGCATGGGGGTTCAAAACGATGTTCCGCAACCTCGGCGCCTATGGCAAGCTGTCCTGCCACCGGCCAAACAAATTGGACGAGGCCGCGGTATCCGAGGTCAAATGGGTCAACGGCGCGGGCCACGACATGACACGCGACGCGCTGCGCAACGGCTGGCGGTCCTCGCGCAGCAACATCGGCTATGACCTGCTACAGTTAAACCATTATGCCCTCCGGTCAGCCGACTCCTTCCTTATCAAACGCCAGCGCGGGCGCGCGCTTCATGTCGACAGATCCATCGGGATCAACTATTGGATCCGAATGGACTGGAACGACCACCGCGACCTGTCGATCCAGCGCAACCTGCCCCGTCTGCGCGCAGAGATGAACCACCTCCTCGCCGACGCCGAACTGCGCAAACATCACCAAACGGGCCTCGACTGGCACCGCGCCAAGGCCGAAGAACTGCGCCAGAGACCGGAGTTCCGCGATCTCTACCGCCATGCGCTTAACATCAAGTTAACCGCAACCGAACGCGCTGCCTATGCCCTTGCCCTTGATATGGAAAGCTGACCCGTGACACAGGCCGCGCCCCCGTCTGAACCCAATTTCATCTACTCCCGCGGCATGAAGTTTCCCGACGATCCGGCGATCCTGCGCGGGCGGATCCGCAAGCTGCTCCGACAGAACGCCTATGAAGCCAAGGAGAGTGAGGCCGCGCTGCGCGTGGTCCGCGAAGGCGACAGGGTGATCGAACTAGGCGGCGGGGTTGGCTATATGTCGACGCTGGTGGCCAGCAAACGCAATGTCGCCTCGGTCCATAGCTTTGAGGCGAACCCCAACCTCATCCCCTATATCCGGCGGGTCCACGCGGCCAATGGGCTGTCCAACGCCCATGTCACCAACGCGATCCTCGGCCCCAACCCCGGCAAGGCGGATTTCTATGTGCGCGACCGCATCCTGTCGTCTTCCCTGACCCGGTTCATAGACGAAGACCCACCTGAAGCCCATCAGATCGACGTGCTCGACGCGGCCCAAGTCTTTGCCGCCCTCACCCCAAGCGTATTGATCTGCGACATTGAAGGGGCCGAGGTCGATCTCATTCCCAATCTGCCCCTCGACACCCTCCGCGCCGCGATCATCGAATTGCACCCGCAATGGATCGGCCCCGATGGCGTCAACAAGGTCTTCGCCGCCTTCATGCGGGCGGGCATGGCCTACTATCACCGCAGCTCGCACAACAAAGTCGTGGCTTTCCGCCGTAGCTGGTAACGCGCCTTCGACAGCCGCGCCCCCGGAAAACCGTCACATTCTCTTCAATTTCTCACGGATTTTCCGCATTTTCGCCCTAATATCCGGCTACACCCAGCTGAAACGGCGGTTCTGCCCCGCCCCGACAAGCCCGAGGATGCCCGATGCCGCGCGAGACGCCCACGATCGAAAGCTCACTGGCCGATATGCCCAAACGCAAATGGCTGCGCGCGATTGAGGCCGTGGCCGAAGAAGATGGCTATTTTCAATCGCTGGGCGAAAGCCATTTTTCCGCCTTCATCGAGCGTGAAACGACCCTGCTCGTCACCTTCGAGACCTATCAAGGCATGCATGCGCTCTCTGACAAGGCGCAGCCTTTGGGCTGGGACATGGTGCGCAATCACGACTGGTCGCATCTGTGCCTTGCCAGCGACGGAGACACATGGTTCCGCGCCGAAGAGGTCTATGCCTATTTCGACCGGCTGATCGACGACGGCTTCTTCGACGAATTCGATCAAGTGCTCTTCTACGGCGCGGGCCCCTGCGCCTATGCCGCCGCCGCCTATTCCGTGGCCGCCCCCGGCGCGGCGGTGGTGGCAATCCAACCGCAAGCCACGTTAAACCCGCGCATCACCGAATGGGATGACCGTTTCGCCGATATGCGCATCCTCGATTTCACGTCGCGCTATGGCTATGCGCCCGATATGCTCGACGCCGCCGAACGGGTCTTCGTCCTCTATGACCCGCGCGAGAGGCTCGACGCGATGCATGCGGCGCTCTTCACCCGTGCCAATGTCACCAAATTGCGGATGCCCTTCATGGGTGATGCGCTGCAAACCGACCTGCTAGAGATCGACCAGCTCGACCCACTGTTGCAAGCCGCCGCCGAGGGCACGTTGGACGCAGCCCGCTTCGCCGCCCTCTACCGCGCGCGGCGCGATTACCTGCCCTATCTGCGCAACCTCAGCCAAGCGATCAACACCCAAGGGCGCGAACTGCTGCTCGAAGCGCTCTGCGCCAATGTCTCAGCCCGGATGAAAGCCCCTCGCTTTGCCCGCCGCCTAGAACGCATCCGCGCCAGACGCAAGGCCCGCGTGGCCGAGGCCGCGACCGCCACCGGATAGGTTTTCAATCTGGCGCGCGGCCCCGCTCTGTGCTAGCCCCGCGCCCATGACACAAAGCCTCACGATCCGCCGCCCCGATGACTGGCACCTGCACCTACGCGACGGCGACATGCTGCGCGCCGTGGTCCCGCACAGTGCCCGCGACTTTGCCCGCGCCATCATCATGCCCAATCTCGTGCCCCCCGTGGTGACAGGCGCCCAGGCCGCCGCCTACCGCGACCGGATCATGGCCGCCCTGCCCGAGGGCGCGGATTTCACGCCCCTGATGACCCTCTACCTGACCGAGGAGACGGACCCCGACGATGTCGCCCGCGCCCATGCCGAGGGGTTGATCCACGCCGTCAAACTCTACCCCGCAGGCGCCACCACCAACTCCGCCAGCGGCGTGTCGAACTTCGACAATGTCGCCCCGGTGCTCGACCGCATGGCCGAGATCGGCCTGCCGCTGTGCACCCATGGCGAGGTCACGGACAGCGAGATCGACATCTTCGACCGCGAAGCTGTCTTCATCGACCGCGTGCTCGACCCGATCCGCCGCGCCCACCCCGCGCTGCGCGTGATCATGGAACATATCACCACCGCCGAGGCCTCCGACTATGTGCGCAGCAACGACAGCGGTCTTGCCGCCACGATCACCACGCACCACCTGGTGATCAACCGCAACCACATCCTCGCCGGTGGCATCCGCCCGCATTATTACTGCCTGCCAGTCGCCAAACGCGAGACCCACCGCCGCGCCCTGCGCCAAGCGGCCACTTCCGGCGATCCGCGCTTCTTCCTCGGCACCGACAGCGCGCCCCATACCGATGGCGCCAAGCTGCAGCCCTGCGGCTGCGCGGGCTGTTTCACCGCGCCCAACACGATGTCGATCCTCGCTCAGGTGTTCGAAGAAGACGGCGCGCTCGACAAGCTCGAAGCCTTCACCTCGCTCAATGGCCCCGCCTTCTACGGCCTGCCGCCAAACGAAACACAAATCACCCTGCGCCGCGAAGCGCCCCAGCACCCCGACAGCATCGACACGCCCGATGGCCCGGTCACGGTCTTCGACCCCGGTTTCGATCTGCACTGGACCACCTGATCTTCATCCTTTCTTAAATACCGCTCCGACCTCTCTCCACCCAAGGACGTCTGCCATGATCCCCACCAGCCACCCAAGCCCCCAAGAAATGGCCCGCCTCACCGCGCGCATGTTGCTGGAGATCGGCGCGGTGCATTTCAACGCGGAGGAGCCCTTCACGCTGGCCTCGGGTCTGCCATCGCCCACCTATATCGACTGCCGCAAGCTGATCTCTCACCCGCGCATCCGGTCCACGCTGATGGATTTCCTCGCCGTCACCGTCATGCGCGACGCAGGCTTTGAGGCCTTCGACAATATCGCCGGGGGCGAGACGGCGGGTATCCCCTTCGCCGCCATGGTCGCCGAACGGATGGCCCTGCCGATGACCTATGTGCGCAAAAAGCCCAAAGGCTACGGTCGCAACGCGCGGATCGAAGGTGAGATGACGCCGGGCCAGCGCGTGCTGCTGGTCGAGGACCTCACCACCGATGGCGGCTCGAAACTCAGCTTCGTCGACGCGATTCGCGAAACCGGGGCGACCTGTGCCCATACGGCGGTGATCTTTCACTACGGCATCTTCCCCCAGACCGAAAAGACCCTTGGCGACCATGGCGTTACGCTCCACGCGCTCTGCACATGGTGGGACGTGCTGGCCGAGGCCCGCGCCCAAGGGGCCTTTGACGCGGCCACGCTGACGGAGGTCGAAGCCTTCCTGAACGCCCCGCGCGACTGGCAGGAATCCCGCAAAAGTTAACCGAATTTCCGCAAAATGTTGACCGAAGGCCCCACCACAAGGCAAAATGTGGTGGGGCCTTTTGTTGGTAAAGATATCCACAAAAGATACAATTTGCGCCGGGCGAACCCACTGGCTATGAGGTCCATCTGGGTAGAAATGGGTGAGGTCATGAACGAGATTACATCGCTGAACGCGAACCAATTGGCCGTGCAGGCACCGGAGTCGATGCCGCATTCGATCGAGGCCGAACAGCAGCTTTTGGGCGCGATCCTGACCAACAATGACGTCTACGACCGCGTGGCTTCCGTCATCGGGCCCAAGCACTTCTACGAGCCGGTCCACGCCCGCATCTTCGACATCGCGGCTCAGCGGATCGCCAAAAACAACCTCGCCTCCCCAGTCACGCTCAAGGCCTTCATGGAAGACGACGAGGGGCTGAAGGAGCTGGGCGGCCCGGCCTATCTGGCCCGTCTCGCGGGTGCGGCAATCAGCGCCTTCGCCGTGCGTGACTACGCGCAGATGATCTATGACCTCGCCGTGCGCCGCGATCTGATCCAGCTGGGCCGTGACATCTCGGCCAAGGCCGCACAGGTCGATGTCTCCTCCGAGCCGCGCGAGCAGATCGTCGAGGCCGAGCAGGAGCTTTATAAGCTGGCCGAACAGGGTCAGGTGGAAAGCGGTTTCCAGTCCTTCCTCAAGGCCGTCACGGATGCGGTCAACGTGGCCAATGCCGCCTACCAGCGTGACGGTGGCCTCTCCGGCGTTTCCACCGGTTTGATCGACATGGACAAGAAACTGGGCGGATTGCACCGCTCGGACCTTCTGATCCTCGCGGGGCGTCCTTCGATGGGTAAGACCTCGCTGGCGACCAACATCGCCTTCAACGTGGCCAAGGCCTACAAGCGCGGGATGAAGCCCGACGGCACTGAGGGTGCCATCGACGGCGGCGTCGTGGGCTTC
This window contains:
- a CDS encoding glycosyltransferase family 2 protein; protein product: MKNEAPYIVEWVAYHRAVGFDNFLIYTNDCSDGTDAVLGRLQDMGILQHRNNDDWKGNSPQQHALNQALEEPLVRQAEWIAHIDVDEFVNIRTGNGRLEDFFAAAPEATNIAMTWRLFGHNGVTALSEAPVIGQFNHCAPSFCPKPHTAWGFKTMFRNLGAYGKLSCHRPNKLDEAAVSEVKWVNGAGHDMTRDALRNGWRSSRSNIGYDLLQLNHYALRSADSFLIKRQRGRALHVDRSIGINYWIRMDWNDHRDLSIQRNLPRLRAEMNHLLADAELRKHHQTGLDWHRAKAEELRQRPEFRDLYRHALNIKLTATERAAYALALDMES
- a CDS encoding FkbM family methyltransferase, with amino-acid sequence MKFPDDPAILRGRIRKLLRQNAYEAKESEAALRVVREGDRVIELGGGVGYMSTLVASKRNVASVHSFEANPNLIPYIRRVHAANGLSNAHVTNAILGPNPGKADFYVRDRILSSSLTRFIDEDPPEAHQIDVLDAAQVFAALTPSVLICDIEGAEVDLIPNLPLDTLRAAIIELHPQWIGPDGVNKVFAAFMRAGMAYYHRSSHNKVVAFRRSW
- a CDS encoding phosphoadenosine phosphosulfate reductase — protein: MPRETPTIESSLADMPKRKWLRAIEAVAEEDGYFQSLGESHFSAFIERETTLLVTFETYQGMHALSDKAQPLGWDMVRNHDWSHLCLASDGDTWFRAEEVYAYFDRLIDDGFFDEFDQVLFYGAGPCAYAAAAYSVAAPGAAVVAIQPQATLNPRITEWDDRFADMRILDFTSRYGYAPDMLDAAERVFVLYDPRERLDAMHAALFTRANVTKLRMPFMGDALQTDLLEIDQLDPLLQAAAEGTLDAARFAALYRARRDYLPYLRNLSQAINTQGRELLLEALCANVSARMKAPRFARRLERIRARRKARVAEAATATG
- the pyrC gene encoding dihydroorotase, giving the protein MTQSLTIRRPDDWHLHLRDGDMLRAVVPHSARDFARAIIMPNLVPPVVTGAQAAAYRDRIMAALPEGADFTPLMTLYLTEETDPDDVARAHAEGLIHAVKLYPAGATTNSASGVSNFDNVAPVLDRMAEIGLPLCTHGEVTDSEIDIFDREAVFIDRVLDPIRRAHPALRVIMEHITTAEASDYVRSNDSGLAATITTHHLVINRNHILAGGIRPHYYCLPVAKRETHRRALRQAATSGDPRFFLGTDSAPHTDGAKLQPCGCAGCFTAPNTMSILAQVFEEDGALDKLEAFTSLNGPAFYGLPPNETQITLRREAPQHPDSIDTPDGPVTVFDPGFDLHWTT
- a CDS encoding orotate phosphoribosyltransferase, which translates into the protein MIPTSHPSPQEMARLTARMLLEIGAVHFNAEEPFTLASGLPSPTYIDCRKLISHPRIRSTLMDFLAVTVMRDAGFEAFDNIAGGETAGIPFAAMVAERMALPMTYVRKKPKGYGRNARIEGEMTPGQRVLLVEDLTTDGGSKLSFVDAIRETGATCAHTAVIFHYGIFPQTEKTLGDHGVTLHALCTWWDVLAEARAQGAFDAATLTEVEAFLNAPRDWQESRKS
- a CDS encoding replicative DNA helicase is translated as MNEITSLNANQLAVQAPESMPHSIEAEQQLLGAILTNNDVYDRVASVIGPKHFYEPVHARIFDIAAQRIAKNNLASPVTLKAFMEDDEGLKELGGPAYLARLAGAAISAFAVRDYAQMIYDLAVRRDLIQLGRDISAKAAQVDVSSEPREQIVEAEQELYKLAEQGQVESGFQSFLKAVTDAVNVANAAYQRDGGLSGVSTGLIDMDKKLGGLHRSDLLILAGRPSMGKTSLATNIAFNVAKAYKRGMKPDGTEGAIDGGVVGFYSLEMSAEQLASRILSEAAEIPSHQIRSGDMTEAEFRRFVDAAKALEACPLFIDDTPALPISQLAARARRLKRTHGLDVLIIDYLQLVRGTGKSENRVNEISEITMGLKAIAKELDIPVIALSQLSRQVESRDDKRPQLSDLRESGSIEQDADVVMFVYREEYYKEREKPGDHELDKMAVWQEEMERLHGRAEVVIGKQRHGPIGTVDLSFEGKFTRFGNLVQPWQQGGGDDQEF